One part of the Vespula pensylvanica isolate Volc-1 chromosome 18, ASM1446617v1, whole genome shotgun sequence genome encodes these proteins:
- the LOC122635486 gene encoding eIF-2-alpha kinase GCN2-like isoform X1 — protein sequence MERKAVPDNNPWSNLMTITKFDRGNNTKTTIRWDSRTETQNNGQIVPATISSISLLIESLIKQICTMFEGDTVRRNKLYFKICDKLHEIGLIDTSYNSIEFEGIRGQYQHALYRLVAVARAATGSENPLNVPNCLMAEWSRYRREFQEISFIASGGFGTVYKALHRLDGIEYAVKKIVVQSGQVSTIKQHLEEVKSLAKLNHINIVSYKTAWIEPTLVTTTIPSLPNVENERSKSHFSKHKARKSISYQSCKNNFNDNRLISNSSNSNENCGQDISLRSNKEVFYKTGMYIRMENNAQKHEGGSAGGYVISHDIINERFLELNSSTNIIGQRIIERSSSVSTEDTSDIVSFRNDSNDSKNNDDHSRSNANHIISDSNDESSSDNNQICQYKSQVDSCYATLYIQMALCDKTLQQWLTERDDPTSQLTITEIFTQILQGVDHIHSLGMVHHDIKPSNIFITAHFQIQLGDFGLACPLQRKNHNSVFGTHMYAAPEQLKGKCNPKSDMYSIGIVLLELLTYTKTQMEHYRIIDELKKGQLPASLTKNHQKWAHIICQLLEEDPDKRPSTDELLQNVTEDKDMIIAQLKDDIVKKDNVIRELEERITVLQTHITELEHRETDKNYYN from the exons GTAACAATACCAAGACAACAATTCGATGGGACAGCAGAACTGAAACTCAAAACAATGGACAAATTGTTCCTGCAACTATTTCTTCTATCAGTCTTCTAATTGAATCGCTAATTAAACAGATATGTACAATGTTTGAAGGCGATACTGTTCGGAGGAATAAACTTTATTTTA aGATATGTGATAAGCTTCATGAAATAGGGTTAATTGATACATCTTATAATTCAATAGAATTTGAAGGTATAAGAGGCCAATATCAACATGCACTATACAGATTAGTTGCAGTTGCACGTGCTGCTACTGGTAGTGAAAATCCTTTGAATGTCCCtaa TTGTCTGATGGCTGAATGGTCACGCTATCGTAGAGAATTTCAAGAAATTAGTTTTATTGCTAGTGGTGGATTTGGTACTGTATATAAAGCATTACATCGTCTTGATGGTATTGAGTATGCAGTGAAAAAAATAGTTGTACAATCTGGCCAAGTGAGTACTATAAAACAACATCTTGAAGAAGTCAAAAGTCTTGCCAAgttaaatcatataaatatagtttCTTATAAGACTGCTTGGATAGAGCCTACATTAGTAACAACCACTATTCCAAGTTTACCAAATGTAGAGAATGAACGAAGCAAGAGCCATTTTTCAAAACATAAAGcaagaaaaagtatatcttATCAatcatgtaaaaataattttaatgataatcgaTTGATTTCCAATAGTAGCAACAGTAATGAAAATTGTGGACAAGATATATCGTTAAGGTCCAATAAAGAAGTATTTTACAAAACTGGTATGTATATTCGTATGGAGAACAATGCTCAAAAACATGAAGGTGGAAGTGCAGGTGGTTATGTAATAAGTCACGACATTATTAATGAAAGATTTCTTGAACTCAATTCATCGACTAATATTATAGGACAAAGAATAATCGAACGCAGTAGTTCAGTCAGTACAGAAGATACTTCAGACATTGTATCATTTAGGAATGATAGTAATGACAgcaaaaataatgatgatcATTCAAGAAGTAATGCCAATCATATAATTAGTGACTCAAATGATGAATCTAGTAGTGATAACAATCAAATTTGTCAATATAAATCACAAGTG gactCTTGTTATGCAactttatatattcaaatggCACTTTGTGATAAGACATTACAACAGTGGCTAACAGAAAGAGATGATCCTACTTCACAACTGACAATTACTGAAATATTTACACAAATTCTTCAAGGAGTAGATCATATACATTCTCTTGGAATGGTACACCATGATATAAAG CCAAGCAATATATTCATCACAGCACATTTTCAAATTCAATTAGGAGATTTTGGTTTAGCTTGCcctttgcaaagaaaaaatcataattcTGTGTTtggtacacatatgtatgcagCACCTGAacaattaaaaggaaaatgcaATCCAAAG AGTGACATGTATAGTATAGGAATTGTTCTGTTGGAGCTACTAACTTATACAAAAACACAAATGGAACATTATCGTATTATTGATGAATTGAAAAAAGGCCAATTACCAGCATCATTAACTAAAAATCATCAAAAATGG GCTCATATAATCTGTCAACTACTAGAAGAAGATCCCGATAAAAGGCCATCAACAGATGAGTTGTTACAAAATGTAACTGAAGATAAAGATATGATAATAGCTCAATTAAAAGATGATATTGTCAAAAAAGACAATGTAATAAGAGAATTAGAAGAACGAATCACTGTATTGCAGACACATATTACTGAACTTGAACATAGGGAAACCGATAAAAActattataattga
- the LOC122635486 gene encoding eukaryotic translation initiation factor 2-alpha kinase 1-like isoform X2: protein MERKAVPDNNPWSNLMTITKFDRGNNTKTTIRWDSRTETQNNGQIVPATISSISLLIESLIKQICTMFEGDTVRRNKLYFKICDKLHEIGLIDTSYNSIEFEGIRGQYQHALYRLVAVARAATGSENPLNVPNCLMAEWSRYRREFQEISFIASGGFGTVYKALHRLDGIEYAVKKIVVQSGQVSTIKQHLEEVKSLAKLNHINIVSYKTAWIEPTLVTTTIPSLPNVENERSKSHFSKHKARKSISYQSCKNNFNDNRLISNSSNSNENCGQDISLRSNKEVFYKTGQRIIERSSSVSTEDTSDIVSFRNDSNDSKNNDDHSRSNANHIISDSNDESSSDNNQICQYKSQVDSCYATLYIQMALCDKTLQQWLTERDDPTSQLTITEIFTQILQGVDHIHSLGMVHHDIKPSNIFITAHFQIQLGDFGLACPLQRKNHNSVFGTHMYAAPEQLKGKCNPKSDMYSIGIVLLELLTYTKTQMEHYRIIDELKKGQLPASLTKNHQKWAHIICQLLEEDPDKRPSTDELLQNVTEDKDMIIAQLKDDIVKKDNVIRELEERITVLQTHITELEHRETDKNYYN, encoded by the exons GTAACAATACCAAGACAACAATTCGATGGGACAGCAGAACTGAAACTCAAAACAATGGACAAATTGTTCCTGCAACTATTTCTTCTATCAGTCTTCTAATTGAATCGCTAATTAAACAGATATGTACAATGTTTGAAGGCGATACTGTTCGGAGGAATAAACTTTATTTTA aGATATGTGATAAGCTTCATGAAATAGGGTTAATTGATACATCTTATAATTCAATAGAATTTGAAGGTATAAGAGGCCAATATCAACATGCACTATACAGATTAGTTGCAGTTGCACGTGCTGCTACTGGTAGTGAAAATCCTTTGAATGTCCCtaa TTGTCTGATGGCTGAATGGTCACGCTATCGTAGAGAATTTCAAGAAATTAGTTTTATTGCTAGTGGTGGATTTGGTACTGTATATAAAGCATTACATCGTCTTGATGGTATTGAGTATGCAGTGAAAAAAATAGTTGTACAATCTGGCCAAGTGAGTACTATAAAACAACATCTTGAAGAAGTCAAAAGTCTTGCCAAgttaaatcatataaatatagtttCTTATAAGACTGCTTGGATAGAGCCTACATTAGTAACAACCACTATTCCAAGTTTACCAAATGTAGAGAATGAACGAAGCAAGAGCCATTTTTCAAAACATAAAGcaagaaaaagtatatcttATCAatcatgtaaaaataattttaatgataatcgaTTGATTTCCAATAGTAGCAACAGTAATGAAAATTGTGGACAAGATATATCGTTAAGGTCCAATAAAGAAGTATTTTACAAAACTG GACAAAGAATAATCGAACGCAGTAGTTCAGTCAGTACAGAAGATACTTCAGACATTGTATCATTTAGGAATGATAGTAATGACAgcaaaaataatgatgatcATTCAAGAAGTAATGCCAATCATATAATTAGTGACTCAAATGATGAATCTAGTAGTGATAACAATCAAATTTGTCAATATAAATCACAAGTG gactCTTGTTATGCAactttatatattcaaatggCACTTTGTGATAAGACATTACAACAGTGGCTAACAGAAAGAGATGATCCTACTTCACAACTGACAATTACTGAAATATTTACACAAATTCTTCAAGGAGTAGATCATATACATTCTCTTGGAATGGTACACCATGATATAAAG CCAAGCAATATATTCATCACAGCACATTTTCAAATTCAATTAGGAGATTTTGGTTTAGCTTGCcctttgcaaagaaaaaatcataattcTGTGTTtggtacacatatgtatgcagCACCTGAacaattaaaaggaaaatgcaATCCAAAG AGTGACATGTATAGTATAGGAATTGTTCTGTTGGAGCTACTAACTTATACAAAAACACAAATGGAACATTATCGTATTATTGATGAATTGAAAAAAGGCCAATTACCAGCATCATTAACTAAAAATCATCAAAAATGG GCTCATATAATCTGTCAACTACTAGAAGAAGATCCCGATAAAAGGCCATCAACAGATGAGTTGTTACAAAATGTAACTGAAGATAAAGATATGATAATAGCTCAATTAAAAGATGATATTGTCAAAAAAGACAATGTAATAAGAGAATTAGAAGAACGAATCACTGTATTGCAGACACATATTACTGAACTTGAACATAGGGAAACCGATAAAAActattataattga
- the LOC122635489 gene encoding divergent protein kinase domain 2A-like — protein sequence MILSYLYNIIKFKKCSLILTIGLFILYININININLPVDRLCELHKCPACYGISECNYIKNINITLDDMFSLINYLFGVKNVFMGKYFENKVVLKKLAHTSELKAFDEMLCENRNLQFLCKDNLNINNHNSQLDFYELVKKKLAFNFTEDDNSLLRLCPNIRNIDILFHNLYIKNKELDSNIFYINLWTLVMINPEPLLLQILSESEGWPVPKYLGSCGRIIVEEYVGLPIVTYYDAPWIYRAKIVSSLLNAAYMFTFKSKDFGFYLTDISIDNIAINSDGIAKFIDLENIIVVDKNLLDKDKPATWHRIQENTIDLNCLNCFPFSSIDICNHRLSDHNYYAICQILLSPKTSDTLIPGGFLHDIPDNIVKQYPHLEHLIKQCAVYDQLQNRINKGQHLKILLDTIIEKNNKIGVYSFI from the exons atgattttatcatatttatataacattattaaatttaaaaaatgcagTCTTATTTTAACTATTGGACTTTTTAttctatacataaatataaatataaatataaatctgcCCGTAGATAGGTTATGTGAACTTCATAAATGTCCTGCATGTTATGGTATTTCtgaatgtaattatattaaaaatataaatattacattggacgatatgttttctttgattaattatttatttggagtaaaaaatgtttttatgggaaaatattttgaaaacaaaGTAGTATTGAAAAAGTTAGCACATACATCAGAATTGAAAGCATTTGATGAAATGCTTTGTGAAAATAGGAATTTACAATTTCTTTGTAAAGACAATTTGAACATAAATAATCACAATTCTCAACTTGATTTTTATGaacttgttaaaaaaaaattggccTTTAATTTTACGGAAGATGATAATAGTCTTTTAAGGCTTTGTCCAAATATTAGGAATatagatattctttttcataatttatatattaaaaataaagaattggattcaaatattttctatattaatttatggACATTGGTGATGATTAATCCAGAACCACTTCTCCTTCAG ATATTGTCTGAAAGCGAAGGATGGCCAGTTCCAAAATATTTAGGCTCTTGTGGAAGAATTATTGTTGAAGAATATGTAGGATTACCAATTGTAACTTATTATGATGCACCTTGGATTTATAGAGCAAAGATAGTTTCAAGTCTTTTAAATGCTGCATATATGTTTACATTTAAGAGCAAAGATTTTGGATTTTATTTGACTGATATTTCTATAGATAACATAGCAATTAATTCAGATGGCATTGctaaatttattgatttagaaaatatcattGTTGTTGACAAAAATCTATTGGATAAag ATAAACCTGCAACATGGCATAGAATACAAGAGAATACAATTGATCTTAATTGTTTaaattgttttcctttttcttctatagatatatgtaatcaTCGATTAAGtgatcataattattatgcCATTTGTCAG attttattgtCACCAAAAACCAGTGATACTTTAATTCCTGGTGGCTTTTTACATGACATACCtgataatattgtaaaacaaTATCCACACTTGGAACATTTAATAAAGCAATGTGCTGTTTATGATCAACTACagaatcgaattaataaagGACAACATCTTAAGATCTTATTAGAtactattatagaaaaaaataataaaataggagtatatagttttatataa